The DNA region GATTTCAATGCCAGCTTCGCTTAGGAGGTTGCTTGCTAACTCGGTTTGCTCCACCTCTATTTCGAGCATGGGTTTACTTAGTAAGTGCAATTCATCAATAGTGCCCTGAAACAACAGTTTGCCCTTATTTATGATGCCAACGTGTGTAGCGGTTTTTTCTATTTCGGCCAATAAATGGCTCGAAACCAATATCGTTTTACCATGGTTGGTAGCCAGATCAACCAATAAATTTCTAACTTCGATAATGCCGTTCGGGTCGAGGCCGTTTGTAGGTTCATCTAACAGCAGCAGTTCAGGATCGGAAACCAAGGCCAATGCTATGCCAAGGCGTTGTTTCATCCCCAGCGAGTATTTGTTCGATTTTTTGTTTGCCGCATCTGATAAGCCGACCAGGGTCAACATTTTTTCTGCCTTATCCTTTTTAATACCTAAAATGATGCAGCGGTTAATCAGATTCTCTTTTCCGGTAAGGTGGCCGTAAATTGCCGGCTGTTCTACCAGTGCACCCATTCGCTTTAAGCATTGAATGCGGTTGTTGTTAATTTCTTTGCCGAAAATGAAAACCTGATCTGCGCGAGATTTTAGCAGGTTGAGCAATATTTTTATAGTAGTGGTTTTACCGGCGCCATTTGGCCCCAAAAAGCCATAAATGCTGCCTTTAGGCACCTGTAGCGATAAATCGGTTACAATGGCCTGGTGGCCAAAGCTAAAATTTAAACCTGCGGTTTGGATGGCATAATTACTCATCCTTATTGAAAAATAGCGGTAGCTTGTTTAACAACAGCAGTTGAGGTTTTAGCAGGTTTTACCACTAATTCTGTTTCATTGCGATTGGCATTAACGGTAAAGGTTAAAATAATCATCATAAAAACTGGTACTAATAAAAGTAAAAATGGCGATGTATTGGCTAACTTTTTCATTTCGTTTCGTTTTGATGATTCAAAGGAACAGAATGAAAATCGGCTGCTAAAATGTATTATACCAAGTGTTCAAGATTCTAGATCAACGGCCATTTTGGGCGTTCGTCGATAAATTTTGCCATTTGGACGGTTCGTAGAAAAAAAATGCCCGTTGGTAGATTGTTTGCTGTTAAAATATAAAGTTTATTTATTTTGGTTGCATAAAATAAAGCAGGGAGATTTGTTCCTGTTTAATTAAATATAAATGAAAAAAAGCAAAGGGCCTTTAATACTGCACGCATTATATTGGGCGGTTATCGTGTTCATTATTATTTTGGATGTTTTTTTTAGCGCGGAGAGAAACACGACCAAACATGTTGTAATTTCGATACTGTTATTTGGCGTCATTAACGTTTCTCTGTTCTATATTAATTACCTCATTCTTATCCCTCAATTAATTAAACGGAAGAAGAAGTATTTCCTATACATCCTTTTGTTCTTGCTTTTGCTGGGTGCGGCCTCGTTAATAAAAACGGTAGTTGCAGTGCTAAATCCGAAAGATATGATGGATTATGTAATGGAAGGGAAAAAGAAAACCTGGCCGGCAGATCAGTATTTTTTTGCACAGTTATTTATTTGTGGTTTCTTTTTAGTTTCGAGTTGCCTGATTAAATTTGCGGCAGATTGGTTCTCTAACGAGCGCATTCAGCGTGACCTTGAAAGTGAACGACGAGAAATGGAACTGCAGTTTTTAAAATCGCAGCTCAATCCGCATTTTCTTTTTAATTCGCTAAATAATATTTATTCGCTTGCTTACCAAAAATCGGATAAAACAGCCGATGCAATTATGAAGCTTTCAGAAATTATGCGTTACATGATTTACGAGAGCAATACGCCCACTGTTGATTTAAGCAAAGAGGTTGAGTATTTAACGAACTACATTGAGCTACAGAAAATCCGTTTTAAAGATGGTGCATTTATCGAACTTACCTTAAACGGCGAAATTGATTCACAAAAAATAGTTCCTTTAATGCTGATCAGCTTTGTAGAGAATGCATTTAAGCACGGCGTAGTTAACGATCCCGAAAACCCGGTAAAGATCAATATTATTGCAAACCAGAAGATTTTGCACTTCAGTGTGATTAACAAAAAGAACCAGCAAAATAAAGATGCCCAGGGCGGGGTGGGGCTAACTAATGTGGAGCGTAGATTACAGCTTGTTTACCCCGATAGATATAAATTAAATGTTGTAAATTCGGCTACTCATTATACGTGCGAACTAATGATTGATATTTAAATTAGATCTGATGTGAGACAGGACATCTGAGACGGGAGACATTAGATGGAGGATGTGGGAAATGTTATCGTCCATACGCATCTCTCAAATCTTTCATCTCAGGTCGCAAATCTATAATCTCACCGCTAAAATTAAACCTAAAAATGAACCTAAACTGTATTGTTGTTGATGATGAGCCTTTAGCGCTTGATATTTTACAGGATTATATTTCTAAAGTGCCTTTTTTAACTTTGGTTAAAAGGTGCGAAAACCCTATTGAAGCGCTGCAAATTGTTCAGGCGGGAGGAATTGATCTGGTGTTTTTGGATATTCAAATGCCGGAGTTAACCGGAATACAGTTTTTAAAAATTGCGGGCAACAAAACGCACTACATTTTAACAACGGCTTACCCTCAATATGCTTTGGAAAGTTACGATCTCAACGTTTCTGATTATCTGCTTAAGCCGATTGCTTTTGATAGGTTTTACAAGGCGGTAGAAAAAGTGCATAATCAGGTTAAGCCAGTTGAAGCTCCTGCCAGTGTTGCGCAACCCATCATTACTCCAGCGCCATTTTCGGGGCCGCCGAACCCGGTACAGGATTACATTTTTGTTAAGACTGAACACAAGATTCAAAAGATTTACCTACATGATATTTTGTACATCGAAGGTTTAAAGGACTACATTTCTATTTTTACCAAAGATGAACGTGTGATTACGCTTCAGAGCATGAAAAAGATGGAAGAAGCCTTGCCGCAAAGCCAATTCATCAGGGTGCATAAATCGTATATTGTTGCGGTCGACAAGATAGAAAGTATTGAAAGAAGCCGGATAACCATTAATGAAAAGATTATTCCGGTTGGCGATACTTACCGCGATGAGTTTTTTAGGGTTATCGGCAATAAGAATATTTAGTCGGGAGTCAGAAGTCTTTAGTCGTGAGTCCGAAGTCCAAAGTTAATATTGTCGAATTGCTGAATAGTCCGCAGTCGAGCGTTCAGGGATGGGATCGGGTTTAAGTGTTCGTTCATCCCGTCATGCTGAATTTTTTGCCCTTCGACTCCGCTCAAGGTGACATATCACGGATTTTATGATTAGCACAATGAGTTGATGGAAGAAACGAATACTTAACTTGTTGGTGAAATATTACCCTACACTTGCCCGAGCAGCTTTCTGATTTCGGTTTCAGCTTCTAAAGTAATCTCGTTAGCGGTTTTTCCTTCTGGCTCAATCGGTTTTAAGATAGTCCACTTTAACGCGTTGCCAGTAGTAAGAGGATACGTTCCAAACCGAACAATTTTCCACGAATTTTCTATTGCGACTGGCACCACGAGGGCATTCGGTACAGCCTTTAAAATGGTGGCAATTCCTCCAAATTGGAATTGTTTAACCTGTCCGTCTTTGGCTCTTGTGCCCTCAGGAAAAATAACCGTACTCCAGTTGTTTTCCTTCATTCGGCGACCGAGTTTTATGATTTCGGAAATGGCCTGTTTATTGTCTTTTCTGTTGATGTTTGCGCCGCCACCCAGGCGCAGGTTTATCGATATGGAGGGGATGCCTTTAGTTAACTCAATTTTGGAAATAAATTTTGCACTGTGTCTTCTTAAAAACCAGATCAACGATGGAATATCGTACATGCTTTGGTGGTTAGCGGCGAAAATAATCGGCCGATCTGTTGGCAGCGTGTATTCGTTTTTGAAGCTGATCGAATTTAAAAGGAGTAACTGGCAATAGGTAAGAAAGAAGTTTAAAATATCTACCGAAACTTTGTGCGCCTTGTAGCCAAAAAGTTTGTAGCAAATCCATTGAATGGGGTGGAAAATGCAAAGTGTTAATCCGAAAAAGAAATAGAAAACAGGACTTAAAATGTAGCCGAAAAGCTTACTCATTTAATTAATTATGTTATAATGTTGCTTTAATAATTGTTTGGTGTTTATAGCGTTACAGTTCTTAAACTTAATATTATCGCTGCGGCTTCTTCCTCTTAAGCGTGTTTGATTCATCACGTATTGGCGCATTCAGTTTTCTTTCTTCTGCAATCAATTTTAGTGTATGTATATCATCGTAATCTTTGGGGCGTGCCGACGACAATTTGTTCTTTATCAAATCGTCATAGCCTATAAACTTTAAGGAAATATCGTTATACATTGCGTCAACTTTGTCGTTATACGCAGTTTGAAAATCATACACCCCCGAAATATCGACCAATATTTCTATTTTCTTAAAACTGATCGTATCATGTGGCAATTTTATCGGTTCTTGCTTTGCCAGATATACTCCTTTTAGTATACTAACATCAAAACCAAACTCGTCAATAGCAGTAAGCAATCTCGCAAAGTTAGCCTTTTCGGGGTTTATCCATAAGTCCATATCGTGCGTAGTTCTCGCATAGCCATGAAAGTTAACCGCAAAGCCTCCTATCAACAAATATTCAACCTCATGCTTATTTAATAAGGTAATAAAGTTAAGGTAGAAATCGTCGGTAATATCCATGAGCTTGTTTTCGTTTTTTATCCAATGGCTTTGCATATAAAAGAGTGCGTCCATCCGCTGGCCGGCAGTGGAGTTTGCAAATTCTGATATTTCGGATGTACGACCCATTGTTGGTGAGTAGATTAACAATTTATATCAACAAAGATAATCATTACAATTCGCCGTTTAAAATCATCAGCTTGGCTTTTAAAATTGCAGCCACACTCATTGAGTCGGTTATTTCTCCGTTTAAAACCATTTGATAAGCAGCGTCAAAAGGGATCTTTTTTACAACCAGTTCTTCCGTTTCCTCTGGCATTGCTATTCCCTGTATTAAATCGGTGGCTACATAAATTATGGCATGTTCATCGGTTACCGAATTGGAAAGGTGCAGCCTTTGAATTTCCTTCCAATGTTTGGCGCTCATGCCGGTTTCTTCTAAAAGTTCCCTTTTGGCACTCTCTAAGGGTGCTTCGGTAAAAGGACCGCCGCCCTCGGGAATTTCCCAGCTGTAGGCCTTTAATGGATACCGATATTGGCCTACCAACCAGGTGTTGTAGTCTTCATCTAAAGGTAAAATGCCCAGCGCTAAGTTTTTAAAGTGAATTTCGCCGTAGATTCCCTTGCCACCCGATGGATTAATTACCTGATGCTCGGTTAATCTGATCCAGTTGTTATCATATTTAAGTTCACTCTCGAGGGTTTTCCAGGGATTGATTGCTTCCATAATGCAAGGTAGTAAAAAAAGAAGCCCCTCGCTATGAAAGTTAGCGGCTGGGCTTTCTTCTTCATAAAAGACCATTAATTAGCTCTCTAAGGCGCCAACTATCAGCGGTTCTCATCCTCAGCTTGACTGGGGATCTTACTGATCAGTCTTTTTACACTGTATTCAGATTCTCTCCTGCGCGGGAAAGACGGCAAGAATAACGTCATCCGATACCTACCAGATCTTCGGCGGGTGAGGCTCTTTTAAAACGATCCCTCGTCTGGGCGGTTATCTTGTTGATCGTCTTTTTTCTTGGTTTTGTTTAGGTTAAAGCTTGTTTTTCCGAAACGGTAAGAAAAAGTTAAGTTGCCCATGGTGCCACGCATTCGGCGCTCAAAATCGATAGTTGTATAATTGTCATCCGTCGTCATGCTCCAGGCCCTGGTGTTAAAAATATCTCTGATGTTTAAACTCAGTGATGCTTTCTTGTTCGGGAAATCGTATTTCGCACCGCCATCAATTCCGTACATGGCGTTTCTTTTTCCCTGGGCCATCACCTCTGGGGCCCTGTAATCGCCACGCATTTGTAGCGACACATTTTTTGCCACCGTTAAGTTTGCCGTTAAGTTGGCATTCCAGCTAAAACCGCTGCTATTGGCAATGTTGTAGCGCTCATCGCCGTAAAACTTACTTTGGTACAGGTTTACGTTTGTAGTAAAGTTTAAAGCTTTAAGCAGATCGAACCGGCCAATTAACTCTAGTCCGCTGTTTATCTGACGAGATAAGTTTTGTGGTGTCGAGATGATCACACCGTTTTCATCAGGTACGCTTCTTACCCGTTGGATTACATCGTTTGTTTGGCGAAAATATAAACTTGATGTTAAGGTCACTTTCTTCCAATATTTCATGTAGCCCAGTTCGAAAGAGTGAACATCTTCTGGTAATAAGTTCGGGTTACCAGCTCTATAATTCAGTGGATCGGAAACATCAAGGAAAGGGTTTGTTTCCCACGGACGTGGACGATTTACGCGTCGGGTATAGCTCAACTGAAGTTGGTTTTCGCCTTTCAATTTCTGGGTTAAAAACACACTTGGATAGATTCGCTTATAATGGATATTTCCCTCGCTCGATGTCAGCACGTTGTTTTGATAGCCCTCTAAATGGGTATCTAAGCGGGCATCTTCGGCCCGTAAACCTATCTGATAGCCAAAGTTCTTAATCTGGTTTTGATAATTTAAGTAAAGGGCGTGCACCTGGTCTTTACTATTAAAATCGTTAATCAGCTTATTGTTTCTAACATACACGCTCGTATTGGTTAAAATAGAATCAGCGTACTGATCGTTATTGCCAAGGCGGATTTGGCTGCGGTAGCCTGCTTCTATTTTGCCAACCTTACCCACTGGTAGCGCGTAATCGGCCTGAATGTTATAGTTGCTGTTATCGCCTGTGTTAAAAATGCGTTGTAAACTTGGGTTTAAATCAACAGCGTTACCGTTGCTATTGGTAACGTTTGTGCTGTAGGTTTGATCGTTGTTGTTGGTTCCGTTAGAGTAACCGAAGTTAAAAGTCAGTTCCTCTTTAGGCTTTTTAAATTTCTGTACATAATCCAAGTTCAAATCATAACTATCGCCATAGCCGTTGTTGGCATTGGTTCTGTTGCTTAACAAAACAGGAGTTCTGGCAGAACTAAGCTGTCTGATGTCGATAAACTCATCTCGCTCATTCTCTCTCGAATTGAAGCCGCCCGATAAACTGATTACGCTTTTTGGCGCCACATAATAATCGATACCTGCCTTTACATTGTGGCCTTGATCTAACGAGTTTGATGAGGTATTCTGATTGGCAAATGCGGTAGAACTGGTTGGATCTTTATAGGTGATATCTTGAAAACCTCCGCCTATGCGGTTGCCATAACGATAGCTGTAATTTCCGTAAATATTTACTTTGCTGTTTTGAAAACTTAGGTTGGTGTTGGCATTATAGTTATCGCGGTTACCGGCAGTTATTGCTGCAGAGCCGTTAAAGCCAAGCTTGGTATTCTTCTTTAATACAATGTTGATTATACCCGATTGGCCTTCGGCATCGTACTTGGATGATGGATTGGTGATTACCTCTACACTTTCAATTGAGCTGGCGGGTATGGAGGCCAATATTTGTGCAACGTTGCCACCCGCAATTAACGAGGGCTTGCCATCGATAAGTACCTTTACGCCACTTGAGCCCCGTAAGCTCACATTGCCATCAATATCGGTAGAAACTGACGGGACGTTTTGCAATAAATCGCCGGCTGAACCACCTTCGCTAATTACGCTTTGATCTACGGTAAAAATCTTTTTGTCGATGCCCATTTGCATGCCAGGCTTTTCGGCAGTTACGGTAACCTCACTTAATATGTTGCCCTTGCCGGGGTTCATCTTAATATCGCCGAAGTTAACGGTTCCGGTTGTTGCAGTAATAGTTACATTGTTTCTAACCATGGTTTGGTAGCCTACGTAACTAATTTTAAAGGTAAAAGTGCCCGTTGGCAAATCGGTCATTACAAAAGCACCATTTACATCTGTTTGTGCAATTTTTGCGTTTTTGCCTGCCTTGTTAATTAAAACAGCTGTTGCAAATGGAATGGTTTCTTGCGTTTTGGCATCTTTTAAAACGCCGGTAATTTTTGCCTTTCCGCCAGTTTGAGCAAAAAGGTTAAACGTTAAACTAAAAAATAAAAGGGTAATCTGTATCGTTCGCGATTTTAAAAGTCTCATTAAAGAATATGCTTTGTGTGTGTTTTTTATAAAGGGAGACAAAGTAACGGCAACTAAGTTTAAATAAGGAGCCGTAACTATTTTATTACAGCCCCTTTATAGTAAAATTTTTGTGAGCATTTGAACGGATTAATGTTCGAAATAAACGCTTGTTTTAGCCCCAAAATGCAGGTAGTTACAGTTTAACGTTGCCCTTATAGAAAACATTTTTCGATAGTACGGAGTTTAAAAGACCTCGAGATTGTTACTTTTGTACAAGCATGAAAAAAATATTGATCGTGGATGATCTACATCCGGTTTTTAAGGAAGAGGCTACTGCCATGGGCTACCAGGTTGATGATGAACCTCAGATTACACGCGAGGAAACTTTAGCAAGAATTAAGGACTACGTGGGCATTGCCGTGCGTACGAAATTTAGAATTGATAAAGCGCTTTTCGATGCGGCGGTAAACCTGAAATTTGTAGCCAGGGCAGGTGCAGGGCTCGATAATATAGATGATAACATAGCCTTTGAGCGGAATATTGAGCTGATTAATGCGCCCGAGGGCAACTGCGATGCGGTGGGCGAACATGCCACTGGTTTACTTTTATCGTTGATGAACAACTTCCGCAAGGCGGATATCGAAATCAGAAACGGTGTTTGGGACAGAGAAGGTAACCGCGGTTATGAGTTAAAAGGCAAAAAAGTAGGTATTATTGGCTATGGGTTTATGGGGCAGAGTTTTGCGAAGAAACTGGCGGGCTTTGAGGTTGATGTAATGGCCTACGATAAATACAAGACGGGTTTTTCTGACGCTTTTGCCCGTGAGGTAAGTATGGAAGAGATTGTGAAATTTAGTGATGTTTTAAGCTTACATATTCCTTTAACAGCCGAGACAAGGCAAATGGTAAATGATGAATATTTTTTCCATTTTAAAAAGCCGATTTTTTTCATCAACACGGCCAGAGGGGAAATTGTAGGTACCCCAGCAGTATTAAATGCGATAAAATCGGGCAAAGTTTTGGGTGCCGGTTTAGATGTTTTGCAAACTGAAAAGTTTCCGGCCCTCGGCGAGCAAACGTGGTACCAAGAACTGGCAGCAAACCCGAAGGTGATACTAACGCCGCATGTTGGCGGATGGACTTTTGATTCGTACCGCAAAATTTCGGAGGTTTTGGCAGAGAAGCTAAAAGGAATGAATTTTTAATTTACGGGAAACCAGCGCATAAAGGATTCCATTTTCTAAATTAAAAACAGTTGCGATTTCTTCTCAAAATCCAATCATTATTTCATAAATTGGCAATACAATCTAACCATTTTTATCATGCCGAAAGATCATCAATATTCAACTACGGTTACCTGGACGGGCAATAAGGGCTCGGGCACAATGGATTATCGTTCATACGATCGCGATTATGTCATTTCTGTAAAGGGCAAAGCCGATATTTCGGGTTCATCTGATTCGGCCTTCCTTGGCGATAAATCGAAATATAACCCCGAAGATTTACTTTTGGCCTCTTTATCAAGCTGCCACATGCTTTGGTATTTGCATCTGTGCTCAAAGAACGAAATTGTTGTTATCGATTATAAAGACGAGGCGGTTGGCACAATGGAAGAATCGGCCGATGGAAGTGGCAAATTTAGGGAAGTTACGTTGCATCCGCAGGTTTTAATTGCCAATAATGCAAATATCGAACTGGCAGAATCGTTGCATAAAGAAGCCAATAAAATGTGCTTTATTGCTAATTCGGTCAACTTTCCGGTTAACCATCAGGTAAGTTGTAAAACGGAGGACAGTTAGTAGTTGTCAGTTGGCAATTTTCAGTTAACGGCTTGGCGTTGTAAATGGCTCCAAATTTTTCTTCATTGCAGTCTTGCTTCAGTTGGCAATTTTCAGTTTTCAGTTAACGGTTTGGCGTTGTAAATGGCTGCAGATTTTTATTCATTGCAGTCTTGCTTCAGCAGACGGGCGGTTTAAAGTGATCGGATGAATACTTGCAATATGCCGATATTCATCCGATCACTTTTTAATTGGCGGTTCCAAACTGAAAATTGAGAACTGCAAACTGACCTATTTTACCTCATAAACATTATCTTTTGGCGTGGCATCAACGTAAATGCCATTATCTAACGCAACAGATTTTATTTTTTTAAGGGTATTAATAACTACTGCAGTTTGTTTTTGGTTGGCTTTCCACACCATTGGCGTTTTATGGATGTTTTCTGTTTTGCCATCACTGTAAGTAACCACAACATTGAATGGAATTGCAAATCCACCGGTATTTTTAACTGCAATGGTATACTTTCCTTTCGCCGGGCTAACTTTCGAAATTGATAAATCAAGGTAATTATTGGTAAAAAACCAGTTTTGGAAAAACCAGTTCAGGTTTTGGCCCGAACCTGCGTTCATGGAGTTAAAGTAATCCCAGGGAATGGGGTGTTTACCGTTCCAGTTATTCATGTAAGTATGCAGTGCTTTTTTGAAAATTTCATCGCCAAGCATGTCCTTCAAAGCCAAATAGGAAAGCGACGCTTTGCCGTACGAGTTATTGCCATAACCTGCTCCCGATACTTGATCTGACATGGAAATTACCGGCTGATCTTCTTCTGCAGATTTATCGTTGATATAATTGTTCACCCGAAACTTTTTGTAGAAATCGTCGGCTGCTTGCTTGCCATGCTCTGCAATACCGATCAAATACTCGAAAGTTGTTGCCCAACCTTCGTCCATATAAGCGTAACGGGTTTCGTTAATGCCCATATAAAACGGAAAATAGGTGTGCGCTACTTCGTGGTCTTGCACCAACTGGGCAAATACCGGATCGCCAAATTGCGAATCGTTGACCATCATTGGGTATTCCATGTCGGCAAACCCCTGAAAGGCGATTGTTTTTACGTAAGGATAAGGAATGCCCGGCCAGTTGTTAGAAAACCAAGCCAACGCATTGATGTTATACTTAACCGAGTTGATGAAATCCTTTCCCGTTGTTGGGTTATAGGCCGCCTGAGCACTGGCCCTTCGGCCGGTTTTTGAATCGACAATTACACTTCCGCC from Pedobacter endophyticus includes:
- a CDS encoding ABC transporter ATP-binding protein, producing MSNYAIQTAGLNFSFGHQAIVTDLSLQVPKGSIYGFLGPNGAGKTTTIKILLNLLKSRADQVFIFGKEINNNRIQCLKRMGALVEQPAIYGHLTGKENLINRCIILGIKKDKAEKMLTLVGLSDAANKKSNKYSLGMKQRLGIALALVSDPELLLLDEPTNGLDPNGIIEVRNLLVDLATNHGKTILVSSHLLAEIEKTATHVGIINKGKLLFQGTIDELHLLSKPMLEIEVEQTELASNLLSEAGIEIISQTEKRITVPFSSASQSGEINTLLVQRGCSVSSLSRQRKDLENLFLAITKTN
- a CDS encoding NUDIX domain-containing protein codes for the protein MEAINPWKTLESELKYDNNWIRLTEHQVINPSGGKGIYGEIHFKNLALGILPLDEDYNTWLVGQYRYPLKAYSWEIPEGGGPFTEAPLESAKRELLEETGMSAKHWKEIQRLHLSNSVTDEHAIIYVATDLIQGIAMPEETEELVVKKIPFDAAYQMVLNGEITDSMSVAAILKAKLMILNGEL
- a CDS encoding LytR/AlgR family response regulator transcription factor translates to MNLNCIVVDDEPLALDILQDYISKVPFLTLVKRCENPIEALQIVQAGGIDLVFLDIQMPELTGIQFLKIAGNKTHYILTTAYPQYALESYDLNVSDYLLKPIAFDRFYKAVEKVHNQVKPVEAPASVAQPIITPAPFSGPPNPVQDYIFVKTEHKIQKIYLHDILYIEGLKDYISIFTKDERVITLQSMKKMEEALPQSQFIRVHKSYIVAVDKIESIERSRITINEKIIPVGDTYRDEFFRVIGNKNI
- a CDS encoding 2-hydroxyacid dehydrogenase: MKKILIVDDLHPVFKEEATAMGYQVDDEPQITREETLARIKDYVGIAVRTKFRIDKALFDAAVNLKFVARAGAGLDNIDDNIAFERNIELINAPEGNCDAVGEHATGLLLSLMNNFRKADIEIRNGVWDREGNRGYELKGKKVGIIGYGFMGQSFAKKLAGFEVDVMAYDKYKTGFSDAFAREVSMEEIVKFSDVLSLHIPLTAETRQMVNDEYFFHFKKPIFFINTARGEIVGTPAVLNAIKSGKVLGAGLDVLQTEKFPALGEQTWYQELAANPKVILTPHVGGWTFDSYRKISEVLAEKLKGMNF
- a CDS encoding OsmC family protein, which encodes MPKDHQYSTTVTWTGNKGSGTMDYRSYDRDYVISVKGKADISGSSDSAFLGDKSKYNPEDLLLASLSSCHMLWYLHLCSKNEIVVIDYKDEAVGTMEESADGSGKFREVTLHPQVLIANNANIELAESLHKEANKMCFIANSVNFPVNHQVSCKTEDS
- a CDS encoding nucleotidyltransferase, which produces MGRTSEISEFANSTAGQRMDALFYMQSHWIKNENKLMDITDDFYLNFITLLNKHEVEYLLIGGFAVNFHGYARTTHDMDLWINPEKANFARLLTAIDEFGFDVSILKGVYLAKQEPIKLPHDTISFKKIEILVDISGVYDFQTAYNDKVDAMYNDISLKFIGYDDLIKNKLSSARPKDYDDIHTLKLIAEERKLNAPIRDESNTLKRKKPQR
- a CDS encoding lysophospholipid acyltransferase family protein; the protein is MSKLFGYILSPVFYFFFGLTLCIFHPIQWICYKLFGYKAHKVSVDILNFFLTYCQLLLLNSISFKNEYTLPTDRPIIFAANHQSMYDIPSLIWFLRRHSAKFISKIELTKGIPSISINLRLGGGANINRKDNKQAISEIIKLGRRMKENNWSTVIFPEGTRAKDGQVKQFQFGGIATILKAVPNALVVPVAIENSWKIVRFGTYPLTTGNALKWTILKPIEPEGKTANEITLEAETEIRKLLGQV
- a CDS encoding M1 family metallopeptidase, translated to MKKILSIALLIALGGYTVSAQELYMPRNIKAAYQKGTRSMSGKPGPNYWQNHGRYNMDIKVDAETKVVSGQEEIVYSNNSNDTLKTLAIRFVNNLHKPTSPRGGAVSEDFLSTGLNISSFSVDGETYQVDSKNWGTVGNVRLKKPLNPKSKITVKIDWDYPLSKESGREGQIDPNSFFVAYSYPRISVYDDYNGWDRIPHTDRAEFYNDFNDYVFSVKAPKNYVVYATGDFLNPDEVLQPQISERLKKSYNTDGVIHIATAQELKEGKVTAQKEWNTWKFKTDHITDVTFALSNHYVWDGGSVIVDSKTGRRASAQAAYNPTTGKDFINSVKYNINALAWFSNNWPGIPYPYVKTIAFQGFADMEYPMMVNDSQFGDPVFAQLVQDHEVAHTYFPFYMGINETRYAYMDEGWATTFEYLIGIAEHGKQAADDFYKKFRVNNYINDKSAEEDQPVISMSDQVSGAGYGNNSYGKASLSYLALKDMLGDEIFKKALHTYMNNWNGKHPIPWDYFNSMNAGSGQNLNWFFQNWFFTNNYLDLSISKVSPAKGKYTIAVKNTGGFAIPFNVVVTYSDGKTENIHKTPMVWKANQKQTAVVINTLKKIKSVALDNGIYVDATPKDNVYEVK
- a CDS encoding sensor histidine kinase, with product MKKSKGPLILHALYWAVIVFIIILDVFFSAERNTTKHVVISILLFGVINVSLFYINYLILIPQLIKRKKKYFLYILLFLLLLGAASLIKTVVAVLNPKDMMDYVMEGKKKTWPADQYFFAQLFICGFFLVSSCLIKFAADWFSNERIQRDLESERREMELQFLKSQLNPHFLFNSLNNIYSLAYQKSDKTADAIMKLSEIMRYMIYESNTPTVDLSKEVEYLTNYIELQKIRFKDGAFIELTLNGEIDSQKIVPLMLISFVENAFKHGVVNDPENPVKINIIANQKILHFSVINKKNQQNKDAQGGVGLTNVERRLQLVYPDRYKLNVVNSATHYTCELMIDI
- a CDS encoding outer membrane beta-barrel family protein, whose protein sequence is MRLLKSRTIQITLLFFSLTFNLFAQTGGKAKITGVLKDAKTQETIPFATAVLINKAGKNAKIAQTDVNGAFVMTDLPTGTFTFKISYVGYQTMVRNNVTITATTGTVNFGDIKMNPGKGNILSEVTVTAEKPGMQMGIDKKIFTVDQSVISEGGSAGDLLQNVPSVSTDIDGNVSLRGSSGVKVLIDGKPSLIAGGNVAQILASIPASSIESVEVITNPSSKYDAEGQSGIINIVLKKNTKLGFNGSAAITAGNRDNYNANTNLSFQNSKVNIYGNYSYRYGNRIGGGFQDITYKDPTSSTAFANQNTSSNSLDQGHNVKAGIDYYVAPKSVISLSGGFNSRENERDEFIDIRQLSSARTPVLLSNRTNANNGYGDSYDLNLDYVQKFKKPKEELTFNFGYSNGTNNNDQTYSTNVTNSNGNAVDLNPSLQRIFNTGDNSNYNIQADYALPVGKVGKIEAGYRSQIRLGNNDQYADSILTNTSVYVRNNKLINDFNSKDQVHALYLNYQNQIKNFGYQIGLRAEDARLDTHLEGYQNNVLTSSEGNIHYKRIYPSVFLTQKLKGENQLQLSYTRRVNRPRPWETNPFLDVSDPLNYRAGNPNLLPEDVHSFELGYMKYWKKVTLTSSLYFRQTNDVIQRVRSVPDENGVIISTPQNLSRQINSGLELIGRFDLLKALNFTTNVNLYQSKFYGDERYNIANSSGFSWNANLTANLTVAKNVSLQMRGDYRAPEVMAQGKRNAMYGIDGGAKYDFPNKKASLSLNIRDIFNTRAWSMTTDDNYTTIDFERRMRGTMGNLTFSYRFGKTSFNLNKTKKKDDQQDNRPDEGSF